Sequence from the Stenotrophomonas sp. 364 genome:
TATTTTCGGCCTGCAGGCCGGCGACGACCTTCCCACCCTGCGCCGCCATGCGCTGGACCTTTCCCAGCGCCAACGCCATCGCGGCCCGGACTGGAGCGGGGTGTACGTCGATGCCGGCACCATCCTGGTGCATGAGCGGCTGGCCATCGTCGACCCGGCCGGCGGCTCGCAGCCGCTGCTGTCGGCGGACGGCCAGCTGGCCCTGGCGGTCAACGGCGAGATCTACAACCACACCGAACTGAAGGCCGAGCTGGCCCAGCCCTACGCGTTCCAGACCGGTTCGGACTGCGAGGTGATCAACGCGCTGTACCGCGAGGACAGCCCGGCCTCGTTCCTCAACCGCCTCAACGGCATCTTCGCCTTCGCGCTGTGGGACCGCGACCAGCAGCGCGTGCTGATCGCGCGCGATCCGATCGGCGTGGTGCCGCTGTACTGGGGCCACGACAAGGACGGCCGCCTGGTGGTCGCCTCGGAGCTGAAGTCGCTGGTGGACATCTGCGCCGATGCCGCGCAGTTCCCGCCGGGCCACTGGTACGACAGCGCCACCGATACGCTCACCCGCTACTACGAGCGCCCGTGGCGTGACTACGACGCGGTGGAAGGCGTGGAGGCCGACCGGGTGGAACTGCGCGAAGCCTTCGAGCGCGCGGTGCACCGCCAGCTGATGACCGACGTGCCCTACGGCGTGCTGCTGTCCGGCGGCCTGGATTCCTCGCTGGTGGCGGCCGTGGCCGCGCGCTACGCACGGCACCGCATCGAGGATGGCGACCAGAGCGAAGCGTGGTGGCCGCGCTTGCATTCGTTCGCCATCGGCTTGAAGGGCTCGCCGGACCTGGCCGCCGCGGCCATCGCCGCCGAGGCGTTGGGCACCGTGCACCACGGCTTCGAGTACACCTTCGAAGAAGGCCTGGACGCACTGCCGGAGGTGATCCGCCACGTGGAAACCTACGACGTCACCACCATCCGCGCCTCCACGCCGATGTTCCTGCTGGCGCGGCGGATCAAGGCAATGGGGGTAAAGATGGTGCTGTCCGGCGAGGGCAGCGACGAGATCTTCGGCGGCTACCTGTACTTCCACAAGGCACCCAACGCACGCGAATTCCACGAAGAGCTGGTGCGCAAGCTCGATGCGCTCAACAACTACGATTGTCTGCGCGCCAACAAGTCGATGATGGCCTGGGGCGTGGAGCCGCGCGTGCCATTCCTGGACCGCGAATTCCTCGATGTGGCCATGCGCATCGACGCCAAACACAAGATGGTCGGGCAGGGACCGCAGGGCGCACGCCGGATCGAAAAGGCGGTGCTGCGCGAAGCGTTCGAAGGGTACCTGCCCGAGTCGATCCTGTGGCGGCAGAAGGAGCAGTTCAGCGATGGCGTCGGCTATGGCTGGATCGACGGGCTGAAGGCGCACGCCGAGGCGCAGATCAGCGACCGGGTGATGGCCGCGGCCGACAAGCGCTTCGTGCACAACCCGCCGCAGACCAAGGAGGCGTACTACTACCGCCACGTGTTCGAGCAGTACTTCCCGACCCAGGCCGCGGCGGAAACGGTGCCCGGTGGCAAGTCGATCGCGTGCTCCTCGCCGGCGGCGATCGCCTGGGACGCCAGCTTCGCCACGATGGCCGATCCGTCGGGGCGTGCAGTGGCCGGGGTGCACGAGCAGGCGCTGGCCTGATCGCACGCGGCAGGGCTGGCGGGAATGCCGCCAGCCCGTAGAATCGCTCCGTCAATCGATGGGGATCGGGAATGGAAGCAGATACCACCGGCGGCATGCGCCGCGGCGGGCTGGCCTGGCGGTACCTGGGCTGGGTGGGGTTGCCGTTGCTGGTAGGCCTGGGCCTGGCGCGGTACGCCGGCCCGACGGTGGCGGTGCAGGTAGAACGGGCGCAATCGTCGCTGGGCGCCGACTGGGCCGCGCACCTGCACGCCCCGCTGGGCCTGTTCCTGATGCAGCTGCTGGTGCTGCTGCTGGTGGCCAAGGGCGCCGGCTGGCTGTTCCGGCGTTTTGGCCAACCGGGCGTGATCGGCGAGATGGCCGCCGGGCTGATGATGGGCCCGCTGGTATTGGGGGCGCTGTTGCCGCAGGTGCACGGCGCGCTGTTTCCGGCCGCCTCGCTGGGGTCGCTGGGGCTGCTCAGCCAGCTGGGCGTGCTGATGTTCCTGCTGGTGGCCGGTGCCGAACTGGACCTGGGCGGGCTGCGCGGCCGCCGACGGTTTGCGTTCGTGGTCAGCCATGCCGGTATCGCGGTGCCGTTCTTACTGGGCGTGGCCCTGGCGATCTGGTTGTACGGCGCGCACGCACCCAGCGGGATCGGGTTTACCGGCTTCGCCCTGTTTGTGGGCATTTCACTGAGCATCACCGCGTTCCCGGTGCTGCTGCGGATCCTGGCCGACCGGGGCATGACCAGCACGCCGTTGGGCCAGACCGCCATCGCCTGCGCCGCGCTCGGCGATGCCACCGCGTGGTGCCTGCTGGCGCTGATCGTGGCGGCCGCGCAGGCACAGGGTTGGGTGCCGGCGGCGCTCAACCTGGTGTGTGTGGTGGTGTTCGTCGGTGTGATGCTGGGCCTGGTGCGGCCGTGGTTCTCGCGGCAGATGATTGCAGCCGGCCAGGAAGGCCGCTGGCTGCTGGTGATGCTGCTGATGGCGCTGGGCTGCGCGCTGGTCACTGAAATGCTGGGCATCCATGCGCTGTTTGGCGCGTTCGCCGCCGGCGTGGCGGTGTCGGGCAACGCCACCCTGCGGCATACGGTGGCCACCAAGGTCGAACCGTTCGCGGTCACGCTGCTGCTGCCGCTGTTCTTTGCCATGACCGGTCTGCGCATGCGTGCCGATGCGCTGCAGGCCAGCGACTTGCTGCTGTGCGTGGTGGTGATCGCGGTGGCCACGCTGGGCAAGCTGTTCGGTACCTGGAGCGCGGCGCGCAGCGCGGGCATGGGCACCCATGAGGCGTGGAAGCTGGGCGCGTTGATGAACACCCGCGGCCTGATGGAGCTGATCGTGCTGAACCTGGGGTACGAACTGGGTTTCCTCGGCGACCGCCTGTTCGCGGTGCTGGTCATCATGGCGCTGGTCACCACGGCGATGACCGGGCCGTTGTTGAGCCTGATCGAACGTTGCCGACGCTGAAGCCGGCGGTGGGCGGTGCCACCTCGCGGTAGAGCCGACCGTTGGTCGGCTACGCCGTCACCCTCCGGCGACCCCGTCATTCCCGCGTCGGCACCAACCTGAGCGTATGCACCGTCGCGCCGGGCAGGAACGGTGTGGGCGTGCCGTTGACCCAGTCCTCGTGCCCCGCGCCCCAGAACGGTGACAATGGGTGCCCGCTCTGGCCGCCGGGCATGTGGATGATGCCGTCGGCTTCGTGCCCGGGTGACACCACCATGCGCTGCGACGCGCCAAACGCAGGGCCCTGCACGCGGGGCATGTCGCGGTCGCCGGGCAGGCGGTCGGTCGGCATGCACAGCCACGGCCGGGCAACGGCGGGCAGGGCGCGGCTGACCGGGTGGCAGATCGCGGCGGTGTTGCGCTCGCCCCAGCTGCGCTCGGCCAGGTTTGGTCCCTGCGCGGCCAGGTCGGCCTCCAGGCGCCGGGCGGCGTCGGCCAGCAGTGCTTCCCAACTGGCATACGGCGGTGGCAGCAGGTGCGCCGGGCGTTCGTTGACCAGCGGCCAGAGCACGCCCTCGATCTGCGCCAGGCGCGGCTCCAGGTAGGCATCGCCCAGGCGCTGCTTCGCCGGTGCCAACAGGCCCGCCGACACGCTGTCCAGCACCATGCCGCGGAAGCCACGCGTCATCCGGTAGCTCACAGACTCGGCGGCGGCGTGCCCCTCCCAGTGCCGGCTGGCCTGTTCCAGCCGCTGCAGCGCCGGGTCGTCGCTGTGTTCCACCACTCGGCGCAGCAGCGTCCACCA
This genomic interval carries:
- the asnB gene encoding asparagine synthase B, which translates into the protein MCSIFGIFGLQAGDDLPTLRRHALDLSQRQRHRGPDWSGVYVDAGTILVHERLAIVDPAGGSQPLLSADGQLALAVNGEIYNHTELKAELAQPYAFQTGSDCEVINALYREDSPASFLNRLNGIFAFALWDRDQQRVLIARDPIGVVPLYWGHDKDGRLVVASELKSLVDICADAAQFPPGHWYDSATDTLTRYYERPWRDYDAVEGVEADRVELREAFERAVHRQLMTDVPYGVLLSGGLDSSLVAAVAARYARHRIEDGDQSEAWWPRLHSFAIGLKGSPDLAAAAIAAEALGTVHHGFEYTFEEGLDALPEVIRHVETYDVTTIRASTPMFLLARRIKAMGVKMVLSGEGSDEIFGGYLYFHKAPNAREFHEELVRKLDALNNYDCLRANKSMMAWGVEPRVPFLDREFLDVAMRIDAKHKMVGQGPQGARRIEKAVLREAFEGYLPESILWRQKEQFSDGVGYGWIDGLKAHAEAQISDRVMAAADKRFVHNPPQTKEAYYYRHVFEQYFPTQAAAETVPGGKSIACSSPAAIAWDASFATMADPSGRAVAGVHEQALA
- a CDS encoding cation:proton antiporter gives rise to the protein MEADTTGGMRRGGLAWRYLGWVGLPLLVGLGLARYAGPTVAVQVERAQSSLGADWAAHLHAPLGLFLMQLLVLLLVAKGAGWLFRRFGQPGVIGEMAAGLMMGPLVLGALLPQVHGALFPAASLGSLGLLSQLGVLMFLLVAGAELDLGGLRGRRRFAFVVSHAGIAVPFLLGVALAIWLYGAHAPSGIGFTGFALFVGISLSITAFPVLLRILADRGMTSTPLGQTAIACAALGDATAWCLLALIVAAAQAQGWVPAALNLVCVVVFVGVMLGLVRPWFSRQMIAAGQEGRWLLVMLLMALGCALVTEMLGIHALFGAFAAGVAVSGNATLRHTVATKVEPFAVTLLLPLFFAMTGLRMRADALQASDLLLCVVVIAVATLGKLFGTWSAARSAGMGTHEAWKLGALMNTRGLMELIVLNLGYELGFLGDRLFAVLVIMALVTTAMTGPLLSLIERCRR